The Bdellovibrio sp. ArHS genome has a window encoding:
- a CDS encoding DUF4442 domain-containing protein, with protein MNQQWLTILMSKGIELEQNLRQQLQTAKDELKTQLESRGIRLSAADLAALLEDVSPKASHAALSYALDIVRPFSAGMGLRISRLSDTQVEMVIPARTRNMSESNNMHEGALTTAAAEAAKVLWMRHAPVGSFEVSVARIEAEFFKNQTEDCRIRMELPETTREMVLSALRDHREAKTEAELKIFDDNEQAVAEIRLQLNFKHTPALAGQE; from the coding sequence ATGAACCAACAATGGCTGACAATCTTAATGTCAAAGGGGATTGAGCTTGAGCAGAACCTGCGTCAGCAACTGCAAACTGCGAAAGACGAACTAAAAACCCAACTTGAAAGTCGGGGCATTCGCCTCAGTGCTGCGGATTTGGCAGCTCTTTTAGAAGACGTGTCGCCAAAGGCCTCTCATGCTGCCTTGAGTTATGCACTCGATATTGTGAGACCTTTTTCGGCGGGGATGGGTTTAAGGATTTCTCGTCTTTCCGACACTCAAGTGGAAATGGTTATTCCCGCGCGAACGCGCAACATGAGCGAGTCCAACAATATGCATGAAGGAGCGTTGACGACGGCGGCGGCCGAGGCGGCAAAAGTTCTGTGGATGCGGCACGCACCGGTTGGCTCTTTTGAAGTTTCTGTTGCGCGTATTGAAGCGGAATTTTTTAAGAATCAAACCGAGGATTGTCGCATCCGCATGGAACTTCCCGAGACCACGCGTGAGATGGTTCTTTCGGCCTTGCGTGATCATCGCGAAGCAAAGACCGAGGCGGAACTAAAAATCTTCGATGATAATGAACAGGCTGTTGCGGAAATCCGTTTGCAGTTGAATTTTAAACATACTCCCGCTTTAGCCGGACAAGAATAG
- a CDS encoding carboxyl transferase domain-containing protein, whose protein sequence is MEILDSHIDTNSADFKANREAMLGIVNEWRDRVHLVKQGGGEDATKKHKARGKLTARERIEALVDGGTAFLEFSTLAAWDMYEGQAPGAGVITGIGVIHGTECVIVANDATVKGGTYFPMTVKKHLRAQEIAFENGLPCIYLVDSGGAFLPMQADVFPDRDHFGRIFYNQARMSAANIPQIAVVMGSCTAGGAYVPAMSDETVIVKENGTIFLGGPPLVKAATGEVVDAQELGGAQVHCETSGVTDHFAEDDQHAIEITRSIVAHLNHKRAVQMKLMPVEEPLFDAKEIYGVIPKDSRVPFDVREVIARIVDGSRFHEFKPLFGKTLVTGFAHIWGMPVGIIANNGVLFSESAQKAAHFIELCEQREVPLIFLQNITGFMVGKKYENEGIAKHGAKMVMAVSNAHVPKFTVVIGGSYGAGNYGMCGRAYQPRQLWMWPNAKISVMGGEQAANVLLTVKLDQMAAKKQSLTAEEQAEFKRPTLEKYERESSAYYSSARIWDDGIIDPADTRRVLALGISASLNKSWGEKSQGVFRM, encoded by the coding sequence ATGGAAATTTTAGACAGTCACATAGATACGAACTCGGCCGACTTTAAAGCCAACCGCGAAGCAATGTTGGGCATCGTCAATGAATGGCGTGACAGAGTCCATCTTGTCAAACAGGGCGGTGGAGAAGACGCGACGAAAAAACACAAAGCGCGCGGCAAACTAACGGCCCGCGAACGCATCGAGGCTCTGGTTGATGGTGGCACCGCATTTCTGGAGTTCTCGACGCTGGCCGCTTGGGATATGTACGAAGGGCAGGCACCAGGGGCGGGTGTGATCACGGGCATTGGCGTGATTCATGGAACGGAATGTGTGATCGTGGCCAACGATGCCACCGTCAAAGGGGGGACGTATTTCCCGATGACCGTGAAAAAGCATTTACGTGCGCAAGAGATCGCTTTTGAAAATGGACTTCCGTGTATTTACCTTGTCGATTCCGGCGGAGCTTTCTTGCCTATGCAGGCGGATGTGTTTCCAGATCGCGATCATTTCGGAAGAATTTTTTATAATCAAGCCCGCATGTCAGCGGCGAACATTCCCCAAATCGCCGTGGTGATGGGATCTTGTACCGCTGGAGGCGCCTACGTTCCAGCGATGAGTGATGAAACAGTTATCGTTAAAGAAAACGGAACTATCTTTTTGGGGGGGCCGCCATTAGTGAAAGCGGCAACCGGGGAAGTGGTGGACGCGCAAGAATTAGGGGGCGCGCAAGTGCACTGCGAGACCAGCGGTGTGACGGACCACTTTGCTGAAGATGATCAACACGCGATCGAAATCACGCGCTCAATCGTTGCCCACTTGAATCACAAGCGGGCCGTGCAAATGAAGCTCATGCCGGTCGAAGAGCCTCTCTTTGACGCAAAAGAAATCTATGGTGTAATTCCCAAAGACAGTCGTGTTCCCTTTGATGTGCGTGAGGTGATCGCGCGTATCGTAGATGGGTCTCGTTTCCATGAGTTTAAGCCTTTATTCGGAAAAACCTTGGTCACGGGTTTTGCGCATATTTGGGGAATGCCCGTGGGAATTATCGCGAATAACGGTGTTTTGTTCAGCGAAAGCGCGCAAAAAGCCGCGCATTTCATCGAGCTGTGTGAACAGCGTGAAGTGCCTTTGATCTTCCTGCAAAATATCACCGGCTTCATGGTCGGTAAAAAATACGAAAACGAAGGTATTGCTAAACATGGCGCCAAAATGGTGATGGCCGTTTCCAATGCTCATGTTCCTAAGTTTACCGTGGTGATCGGTGGTTCTTACGGCGCTGGAAACTACGGCATGTGTGGCAGAGCTTATCAGCCGCGCCAGCTTTGGATGTGGCCAAATGCCAAGATCAGCGTGATGGGTGGCGAGCAGGCGGCGAATGTTCTTTTGACTGTCAAGTTGGATCAGATGGCCGCAAAAAAACAAAGCCTGACCGCCGAAGAGCAAGCGGAATTTAAACGCCCGACGCTGGAAAAGTACGAGCGTGAAAGTTCCGCCTACTACTCATCAGCTCGGATCTGGGACGATGGCATTATTGATCCTGCGGACACTCGCCGTGTCTTGGCATTGGGAATTTCCGCAAGCCTTAACAAATCTTGGGGTGAAAAATCTCAAGGTGTCTTTAGGATGTAG
- a CDS encoding enoyl-CoA hydratase-related protein yields MSFVVVTEMNQVAYVKLHRPDVRNAFNPEMIEELTNTFRNLNDRKDLRAVVLQGEGKAFCAGADLNWMREMVQFSFEQNRQDSLKLFNMFETMAQCLLPVIGMVHGAAFGGALGLIAICDEVIAEEGTQFCFSEVKLGIAPAVISSFVNRKAVPGKVRPLMLSGVVFNPHVAQQAGLVTDVVPVGEGHTAVQKIVHNYMQCGPEAVRETKKLLNDLNFMSWSQQKEATTLLIAERRVSAEGQEGLKSFLEKREPSWRSL; encoded by the coding sequence ATGTCTTTCGTAGTTGTGACCGAAATGAATCAAGTGGCTTACGTCAAGCTTCACCGGCCTGACGTGCGTAACGCTTTTAATCCCGAAATGATCGAAGAACTGACCAACACTTTTCGTAATCTGAACGACCGCAAAGATTTACGAGCGGTCGTTCTGCAAGGAGAAGGGAAAGCCTTTTGTGCAGGTGCTGATCTGAATTGGATGCGCGAGATGGTTCAGTTTTCTTTCGAACAGAACCGTCAGGATTCGTTGAAGTTGTTTAATATGTTTGAAACCATGGCTCAGTGTCTGTTGCCGGTTATCGGGATGGTTCATGGCGCCGCCTTTGGTGGCGCTTTGGGATTGATTGCCATCTGTGATGAAGTGATCGCGGAAGAAGGCACGCAATTCTGTTTTAGCGAAGTGAAGCTGGGAATTGCTCCCGCAGTCATTAGTAGTTTCGTTAATCGTAAAGCGGTGCCGGGCAAGGTCCGCCCTCTGATGCTTTCAGGAGTTGTGTTCAACCCCCATGTGGCTCAGCAGGCAGGTCTCGTGACGGACGTTGTTCCTGTCGGAGAAGGCCACACGGCGGTGCAAAAGATCGTGCACAACTATATGCAGTGCGGTCCCGAAGCCGTCCGTGAAACAAAAAAACTTTTGAATGATTTGAATTTTATGTCCTGGTCTCAGCAAAAAGAGGCGACAACTCTGCTCATTGCAGAACGCCGCGTGAGTGCCGAAGGTCAGGAGGGACTTAAATCCTTCCTGGAAAAACGTGAACCATCGTGGAGATCACTATAA